From a region of the Campylobacter anatolicus genome:
- a CDS encoding molybdopterin-dependent oxidoreductase yields the protein MKRRDFIKVSALGATSLSAARIDGVNKTIFDNKKVFGANRFGTFYVNLNSEQIVSVSEFEGEKFANTMNHSLPDVVQNENRVLYPMVRKSYLKAKGASKPELRGKDEFVRVSWDVALDLAAKALKDNFDKYGAQSIYGECYWWGGSGKVSWGRTVVHRMLKILGGYVEESGDYSTGAGLVIMPHVLGSSAVYDAPTKWKAIVKNAKNVVFWGTDPIVTNQISSNPPTHDGYIGMMELKKSGIKTYSVNVMKNDTARYYDSQMLIVRPNTDTAMIIAMCHYLYTNNLYNAEFIKKYTVGFNKFKEYFLGETDKVVKDTAWAAKICGISSDEIEKFAKALAAEPTMILIGRALQRADHGEQPFWALVALNAMLGYVGLEGLGFEFSLGYSASGATDKIAPVLKGLSTRVSEKYENVGSAPWRTAKNITIPSSRSIEALENPGKEIDYDGVKIKLPHMRVAYMASGSMLTRHQDVNNIIKQWRKFDTIITAEPYWTSTAKLSDIVLPVAIEVERYDINQTAPTGEYIVAYTPAINPMGESKSDFWICEQICKRWGYGEVFSEGKDELGWMRELYADATEQAKGLNITMPSFDEFLKVGYVKFDKDNTDSELYTRLSAFRENPAKNRLGTPSGKIELYSPTIAKFGYADCPAHPAWIEPFEWLGNKKLTKKYPIHIVSPHSRYRLHSQLNNSIIRNFAEVSGREPILINPKDAKERGLATGDIVRVFNDRGEILAGVLVTDLMQQNVAVLCEGAWYDPEKWGEKSLCQHGCVNVLTRDKGTSSLAQSNTAHTTLVQIEKFKGELRPITAFSKPKILQSL from the coding sequence ATGAAAAGACGAGACTTCATTAAGGTGTCAGCACTTGGAGCGACAAGTCTAAGTGCGGCTAGGATAGATGGCGTAAATAAGACTATTTTTGATAACAAAAAAGTCTTTGGTGCAAACCGCTTTGGAACGTTTTATGTAAATTTAAACTCCGAGCAGATTGTATCGGTTAGTGAGTTTGAGGGTGAAAAATTTGCTAATACAATGAATCATTCGCTCCCTGATGTGGTGCAAAATGAAAATCGTGTTTTGTATCCGATGGTGCGTAAAAGCTATCTTAAAGCAAAAGGTGCTAGCAAACCTGAGCTACGCGGTAAAGATGAGTTTGTGCGTGTGAGCTGGGACGTGGCACTTGATCTTGCAGCAAAAGCTTTAAAAGATAACTTTGATAAATATGGAGCCCAAAGTATCTACGGCGAGTGTTACTGGTGGGGCGGTAGTGGTAAGGTTAGCTGGGGCAGGACAGTAGTTCATAGGATGCTTAAAATTTTAGGTGGATATGTTGAGGAGAGTGGGGATTATTCAACTGGTGCTGGACTTGTTATAATGCCTCACGTGCTTGGTAGCTCTGCAGTTTATGACGCACCGACAAAGTGGAAAGCAATCGTTAAAAACGCTAAAAATGTAGTATTTTGGGGGACAGACCCTATCGTAACTAACCAAATTTCATCAAATCCACCAACACATGATGGCTACATCGGCATGATGGAGCTTAAAAAATCAGGTATAAAAACTTATAGCGTAAATGTTATGAAAAATGACACAGCACGATATTATGATAGTCAGATGCTTATAGTGCGTCCAAATACCGACACAGCTATGATAATTGCTATGTGTCACTATCTATACACAAATAACCTTTATAACGCTGAGTTTATCAAAAAATACACCGTTGGATTTAATAAATTTAAAGAGTATTTCCTAGGTGAAACAGACAAAGTGGTAAAAGATACTGCTTGGGCTGCTAAAATTTGCGGAATAAGTAGCGATGAGATAGAAAAATTTGCCAAAGCACTAGCTGCAGAGCCAACTATGATACTTATCGGTAGGGCTTTGCAAAGGGCTGACCATGGAGAGCAACCATTTTGGGCTTTAGTAGCACTTAATGCTATGCTAGGATATGTGGGACTTGAGGGGCTTGGATTTGAATTTAGTCTAGGTTATAGTGCCAGTGGTGCGACTGATAAGATAGCTCCAGTACTAAAAGGGCTAAGCACGAGAGTTAGTGAGAAATATGAAAACGTGGGTTCTGCTCCTTGGAGAACGGCGAAAAATATAACTATCCCATCATCACGTTCTATTGAAGCATTAGAAAATCCTGGTAAAGAGATAGATTATGACGGAGTTAAGATAAAATTACCACATATGAGAGTAGCATATATGGCGTCAGGCTCTATGCTAACTCGCCATCAAGATGTAAATAATATCATTAAGCAGTGGCGTAAATTTGATACGATTATCACAGCTGAGCCATACTGGACTAGTACCGCAAAACTCTCTGATATCGTGCTACCAGTGGCGATAGAAGTTGAGCGATATGACATTAATCAGACTGCTCCAACTGGCGAATACATAGTGGCTTACACTCCTGCGATAAACCCTATGGGCGAGAGTAAAAGTGACTTTTGGATATGTGAGCAAATCTGCAAACGTTGGGGGTATGGTGAAGTATTTAGCGAAGGCAAAGATGAGCTTGGCTGGATGAGAGAGCTTTACGCTGATGCGACAGAACAAGCTAAGGGCTTAAATATAACTATGCCAAGCTTTGATGAGTTTTTGAAGGTTGGATACGTTAAATTTGACAAAGACAACACAGATAGCGAGCTATATACTCGCCTTAGTGCATTCAGGGAAAATCCAGCTAAAAATCGCCTAGGAACACCATCTGGTAAGATAGAGCTTTACTCTCCTACAATCGCTAAATTTGGTTATGCAGACTGCCCAGCTCATCCTGCTTGGATAGAGCCTTTTGAGTGGCTGGGTAATAAAAAACTAACTAAAAAGTATCCGATACATATCGTTAGCCCACACTCGCGTTATAGACTACACTCTCAGCTAAATAACTCAATAATAAGAAATTTTGCCGAGGTGAGTGGTCGTGAGCCGATCCTTATAAATCCAAAGGACGCAAAAGAGCGAGGATTAGCCACTGGCGATATTGTGCGTGTATTTAATGATAGGGGTGAGATCTTAGCTGGCGTGCTTGTAACTGATCTAATGCAGCAAAATGTAGCGGTACTTTGCGAGGGTGCATGGTATGACCCTGAGAAATGGGGCGAGAAGAGCCTTTGTCAACATGGGTGCGTCAATGTATTAACACGTGATAAAGGCACAAGTAGCCTAGCACAGAGCAACACGGCTCACACGACGCTAGTACAGATAGAGAAATTTAAAGGCGAGTTAAGGCCTATCACGGCATTTTCAAAGCCGAAAATTTTACAGTCTTTATAA
- a CDS encoding TOBE domain-containing protein, whose product MIRAIVENIVTSDDVSYYKFKIINCDVCLYMLSLSRILGVDESDSVWLNFKSSDVIIANEPLKNCSIKNELKCEILGLVKGEILSIIHLKFNDYEFESIITTSSCEQLNLRVGDSIFAYIKSTSLYISCKND is encoded by the coding sequence ATGATAAGAGCAATTGTCGAAAATATCGTTACAAGCGATGATGTAAGCTATTATAAATTTAAAATCATAAATTGTGATGTGTGTCTTTATATGCTATCACTAAGTCGCATTTTAGGTGTTGATGAGAGTGATAGCGTCTGGTTAAATTTCAAAAGCTCAGATGTTATCATTGCAAATGAGCCACTTAAAAATTGCTCTATAAAAAATGAGCTAAAGTGCGAGATTTTAGGACTTGTTAAAGGTGAGATATTAAGCATTATTCATCTTAAGTTTAATGATTATGAGTTTGAAAGTATCATCACAACAAGCTCGTGTGAGCAGCTAAATTTAAGAGTGGGCGATAGTATTTTTGCTTACATAAAATCAACCTCGCTTTATATAAGTTGCAAAAATGATTGA
- the modA gene encoding molybdate ABC transporter substrate-binding protein, which produces MKKISLLVASVAFVINAYAGDVNVFAAANTTYAFPELISEFNKLNPDTKVNVTLGASGGLTKQIQSGALADIFMAADMDFTHKVDKSGFSATRPVVYAQGALAMFSIRDVDFSRGIDAVLGLKAISIANPTTAPYGKASIEALKNAQIYDKVEKNIVYTQKISETLSQALSAADVGFIAASALFDTKMSQYKQGINYTFVDPGLYSPIDQGIILLKRAENNAEAKAFYEFILSEKGREIFKKFGYNVPKR; this is translated from the coding sequence ATGAAAAAAATTTCTTTATTAGTCGCGAGTGTGGCATTTGTTATTAACGCCTATGCGGGGGATGTGAATGTCTTTGCTGCGGCAAATACGACATACGCATTTCCTGAGCTAATCAGTGAGTTTAACAAACTAAACCCTGACACAAAGGTAAATGTAACACTAGGAGCGAGCGGAGGATTAACAAAGCAAATTCAAAGTGGTGCATTGGCAGATATATTTATGGCAGCGGATATGGATTTTACACATAAAGTGGATAAGAGCGGATTTAGTGCGACACGTCCAGTCGTGTATGCACAAGGGGCATTAGCGATGTTTAGCATACGTGATGTTGATTTTAGTAGAGGGATAGACGCTGTGCTTGGATTAAAAGCCATCTCAATAGCAAATCCTACTACCGCACCTTACGGCAAAGCGAGCATTGAAGCACTCAAAAATGCTCAAATTTATGACAAAGTGGAGAAAAATATAGTCTATACGCAAAAAATTTCAGAGACTCTCTCTCAGGCTCTAAGTGCAGCTGATGTTGGATTTATCGCAGCTAGTGCATTGTTTGATACAAAGATGAGTCAGTATAAGCAGGGCATTAACTACACTTTTGTTGATCCCGGACTTTACTCGCCTATAGATCAGGGTATTATCTTGCTTAAAAGAGCTGAAAATAATGCCGAAGCAAAGGCATTTTATGAGTTTATTCTGAGCGAAAAGGGTAGAGAAATTTTCAAAAAATTTGGCTACAATGTGCCTAAGAGATGA
- a CDS encoding TOBE domain-containing protein, with product MKADINLELFLDEDAQILSKHIELLKAIKKTKSITKAAEYVGISYKNAWDSLDTLNNKSHKPLIIRAEGNKKNSGSSISEYGEKMIEIYDTILKTQKEYLSKICSKVDFEDIDIINLQRMAMSLSARNQLNCEITQINSGAVNTEVVARLSNGEYLSANITTESEKNLNLKVGKKVIYIFKAPSVILQKGDDGIKLSTQNVLHGSVIQAKIGAVNAEITLKLSNDQTLTATITKDSAMELKIGVGDKLKAIIKSSQIIIGV from the coding sequence GTGAAGGCTGATATAAATTTAGAGCTATTTTTAGATGAAGATGCACAAATTTTATCAAAACACATCGAGCTTTTAAAGGCTATAAAAAAGACAAAAAGCATAACTAAAGCCGCTGAATATGTTGGTATATCGTATAAAAATGCGTGGGATAGTCTTGATACACTAAACAACAAAAGTCATAAGCCACTCATAATACGTGCTGAAGGAAATAAAAAAAATAGTGGATCAAGCATAAGTGAGTATGGCGAAAAAATGATAGAAATATACGATACTATACTTAAGACACAAAAGGAGTATCTAAGTAAAATTTGCTCCAAAGTTGATTTTGAGGACATTGATATTATAAATTTACAGAGGATGGCTATGAGTTTGAGTGCTAGAAATCAACTAAACTGTGAGATCACGCAGATAAACTCAGGTGCTGTAAATACCGAGGTTGTCGCACGTCTTAGCAACGGGGAGTATTTAAGTGCGAATATCACAACTGAAAGTGAGAAAAATTTAAATTTAAAAGTTGGCAAAAAGGTTATTTACATCTTTAAAGCACCATCTGTGATTTTGCAAAAGGGCGATGATGGTATCAAGCTAAGCACTCAAAATGTCCTTCACGGTAGCGTTATACAAGCAAAGATAGGAGCTGTAAATGCCGAGATAACGCTAAAACTAAGCAACGATCAAACACTAACAGCTACGATCACAAAAGATAGTGCAATGGAGCTAAAAATCGGCGTTGGCGATAAGTTAAAAGCAATAATAAAATCATCACAAATCATCATAGGAGTGTAG
- a CDS encoding DMT family transporter → MSWIALMIAGCLEILGVIMLKKFTITGKKIFLLLIAVQFTLSFGFLGVAMREISMGTAYAIWTGIGAGGGVVLGVIMFNESKSLKKLFFIALILSSSIGLKLIS, encoded by the coding sequence ATGAGCTGGATTGCCCTGATGATAGCTGGGTGTCTTGAGATACTCGGTGTAATAATGCTAAAAAAATTTACTATAACTGGCAAAAAGATATTTTTACTACTTATAGCCGTGCAATTTACCCTCAGTTTTGGTTTTTTAGGCGTTGCTATGCGTGAGATCTCAATGGGGACAGCCTATGCGATATGGACAGGTATCGGAGCTGGTGGCGGCGTAGTGCTTGGGGTGATTATGTTTAATGAAAGCAAAAGTCTTAAAAAGCTCTTTTTTATCGCACTTATACTTAGTTCAAGCATAGGGCTAAAACTCATAAGTTAA
- a CDS encoding DMT family transporter: protein MSKANLSWLLVVAGGIVEIFWVSGLKHSDTLFLYTLTLLGIMFSFIAMIIACKYLEVSIVYSVFVGIGAGGVVLSEMIFFNELFSVPKIILITILMIGVIGLKLTSKENDEKVMANLSDELGLDEIANEFSKEAK, encoded by the coding sequence GTGAGTAAGGCGAATTTGTCCTGGCTTTTAGTCGTCGCTGGCGGTATCGTGGAGATATTTTGGGTGAGTGGACTAAAACACTCCGACACACTATTTTTATATACACTCACACTACTTGGCATTATGTTCTCATTTATAGCAATGATAATAGCTTGTAAATATCTTGAAGTCAGCATTGTGTATTCGGTATTTGTAGGCATAGGAGCAGGTGGAGTAGTGCTTAGCGAGATGATCTTTTTTAATGAGCTATTTTCAGTACCCAAAATCATACTTATCACTATTTTGATGATAGGTGTGATAGGGTTAAAACTAACAAGCAAAGAAAATGATGAAAAGGTAATGGCAAATTTATCAGATGAGCTTGGGCTTGATGAGATAGCAAATGAGTTTAGCAAGGAAGCAAAATGA
- a CDS encoding MlaC/ttg2D family ABC transporter substrate-binding protein → MKKFITTILALYTFAFGISESEIRSVVAQKTDSAIAVLKDTTLDNNAKQKALFAIFDPIFDYKQMAKISLGKRYNELSINEQSQFDTAFEQKLKSSYIDKLLSYTNQQVIIKDATKPQANRYWLRSELLSEGKTYEFVYKFYDAKDRGWLIYDIDIIGVSIIQTYRSQFADMLLNADFNTLLEKLNHTNLPSQDK, encoded by the coding sequence ATGAAAAAATTTATAACAACCATTTTAGCACTCTACACTTTCGCATTTGGCATAAGCGAAAGCGAGATAAGGAGTGTCGTAGCACAAAAAACAGATAGTGCCATTGCTGTATTAAAAGATACTACACTTGATAATAATGCAAAACAAAAGGCGTTATTTGCTATATTTGATCCGATATTTGACTACAAACAAATGGCTAAAATTAGCCTTGGCAAACGCTATAATGAGCTAAGCATAAATGAACAAAGCCAGTTTGATACGGCATTTGAACAAAAACTAAAGTCATCATATATCGATAAGCTTCTTTCATATACAAATCAGCAAGTCATTATAAAAGACGCTACAAAACCGCAAGCAAATCGCTATTGGTTAAGATCTGAGCTATTAAGCGAAGGCAAAACATATGAGTTTGTATATAAATTTTATGATGCCAAAGATCGCGGTTGGCTCATATATGATATCGATATAATCGGTGTTAGTATCATACAAACTTACCGAAGTCAGTTTGCAGATATGCTTTTAAATGCAGACTTTAATACGCTTTTAGAAAAGCTCAATCATACAAATTTACCAAGCCAAGACAAATAA
- a CDS encoding efflux RND transporter permease subunit, translated as MRKIFKFIIKFNKAIIIAVILGCVVMGYFSTKLNIDASAETLLLENDPDLAKWREIAKRYVSPNFLVIAYTPKDEILSTASLELIKNLSDELAKNDMVQGVLSILNVPLLQSVEGGISGVLKHMPTLNDADINVTKAQNEFRTSPLYSGNLVSKDLKTTAIVLNLKDDERYNTLLNERNILSQMEKNGTLSATDLDKFESIKAEFKRYRDEIRIKEHNNLEQIKATIAKFNGDKTLFLGGVNMIADDMISFVRSDLYIYGISVFLLLAFSLWLFFRQIRWIVLPLFICAVSAVFTTGIFGYFGWEVTVISSNYIALQLIITISTTIHLIVSYREFFIKHPLYSQMQLVYLTLRDKASPSFWAIATTIIGFSSLITADIKPVIMLGVMMSSGIAVSLVIVFLLFGAIVVNLNKLSPTRTFEDSFKFTKHCANIAIHSRKTVYIVCILVITFGLYGISKLKVENSFIGYFKSDTQIRQGMQVIDTKLGGTIPVDVIITFKDNVQNNKNTESNIETDEFENEFSSTANDVKYWFNSYHTRVAEKIHDHLMQQNFVGNVSSLGTLIKVIRELNGGEVDDFLLAAMYSELPKRYKDILLSPFVSVEDNQLRFSIRVVDSDENLRRGVFLQNLKDSVTHLVKDDGVSVEVSGTMVLYNNMLQNLLDSQVDTFALTILVLFAVFCFIFRSVKLALIAIISNVIPLCTLFGVMGAFGIPLDVMSITIAAISIGIGVDDIIHYIHRFREEIHTRGIIESIRISHSSIGYAMYYTSFTIFLGFSVMTTSNFIPTIYFGLLTDLVMVFMLLGALIILPSLTISFVRKNGI; from the coding sequence ATGCGAAAAATATTTAAATTTATAATAAAATTTAATAAAGCCATCATCATCGCAGTAATACTTGGCTGCGTTGTTATGGGATATTTTAGCACTAAGCTAAACATCGACGCATCCGCTGAAACACTCCTACTAGAAAATGATCCAGATCTAGCAAAGTGGCGTGAGATAGCTAAACGTTATGTTTCACCAAATTTTTTAGTTATCGCATACACGCCAAAGGATGAAATTTTATCCACCGCAAGTCTTGAGCTAATTAAAAATTTAAGTGACGAACTAGCCAAAAATGATATGGTGCAAGGCGTATTATCAATACTAAACGTTCCACTTTTGCAAAGTGTCGAGGGTGGAATAAGCGGTGTTTTAAAACATATGCCAACGTTAAATGACGCCGATATAAATGTCACAAAAGCACAAAATGAGTTCCGCACTAGTCCGCTTTATAGTGGAAATCTTGTAAGCAAAGATCTAAAAACCACGGCAATTGTTTTAAATTTAAAAGATGACGAGCGTTATAATACTTTGCTAAATGAGCGAAATATCCTAAGCCAAATGGAGAAAAACGGTACACTGAGTGCAACGGACTTGGATAAATTTGAAAGTATAAAGGCAGAATTTAAACGATACCGCGATGAGATCCGTATAAAAGAGCATAATAATTTAGAACAGATCAAAGCGACGATAGCTAAATTCAATGGTGATAAAACTCTATTTTTAGGTGGCGTAAATATGATCGCTGATGATATGATAAGCTTTGTCAGAAGCGACCTTTATATCTATGGCATAAGCGTATTTTTGCTACTTGCGTTTAGTTTATGGCTATTTTTTAGACAGATACGTTGGATTGTATTGCCTCTATTTATCTGTGCAGTGAGTGCAGTTTTTACGACAGGGATCTTTGGTTACTTTGGCTGGGAAGTAACGGTTATTAGCTCAAACTACATCGCACTTCAGCTTATCATCACTATCTCAACGACGATACACCTCATAGTAAGCTATCGAGAATTTTTCATCAAACACCCACTTTACAGCCAAATGCAGCTAGTTTATCTCACACTTCGTGATAAGGCAAGCCCATCATTTTGGGCGATCGCGACGACGATTATCGGCTTTAGCTCACTTATCACTGCCGATATAAAGCCAGTCATTATGCTAGGTGTAATGATGAGCTCAGGTATCGCTGTATCGCTTGTTATCGTGTTTTTATTATTCGGTGCTATAGTTGTAAATTTAAACAAGCTTTCCCCAACAAGAACATTTGAAGATAGCTTTAAATTTACTAAACATTGTGCCAATATCGCTATCCACTCACGAAAAACGGTCTATATCGTCTGCATTTTAGTTATCACCTTTGGGCTTTATGGTATCAGCAAATTAAAGGTCGAAAATAGCTTCATAGGATACTTTAAGAGTGATACGCAGATCCGTCAAGGTATGCAAGTCATTGATACAAAGCTGGGTGGTACGATCCCTGTTGATGTGATTATAACCTTTAAAGATAATGTACAAAACAACAAAAATACTGAGTCTAACATTGAGACTGACGAATTTGAGAATGAGTTTAGCTCTACAGCAAACGATGTTAAGTATTGGTTTAACAGCTATCATACTCGCGTTGCAGAGAAGATTCACGATCACTTAATGCAGCAAAATTTCGTCGGCAATGTCAGCTCTCTTGGCACACTTATCAAAGTAATAAGAGAGCTAAATGGTGGTGAAGTAGATGATTTTTTACTTGCGGCAATGTATTCTGAGCTACCAAAACGCTATAAAGACATACTTTTAAGTCCATTTGTTAGTGTCGAAGATAATCAGCTAAGATTTAGCATACGAGTCGTTGATAGCGATGAGAATTTGCGTCGTGGAGTATTTTTACAAAATTTAAAAGACAGTGTAACACATCTAGTTAAAGATGACGGTGTAAGCGTTGAAGTCTCAGGAACAATGGTTCTTTATAACAATATGCTTCAGAATTTGCTCGACTCTCAAGTTGATACTTTTGCCCTTACGATACTTGTGCTTTTTGCCGTGTTTTGTTTTATATTTCGTAGCGTAAAACTCGCTCTTATCGCGATCATCTCAAATGTCATACCGCTTTGTACACTCTTTGGCGTGATGGGGGCTTTTGGTATACCACTTGATGTTATGAGTATTACGATAGCAGCGATCAGTATCGGTATAGGTGTTGATGATATCATACACTATATACACCGTTTCCGCGAAGAGATCCACACTCGTGGCATAATAGAAAGCATACGCATAAGCCACTCAAGTATAGGCTACGCAATGTATTATACTTCATTTACGATATTTTTAGGTTTTAGCGTGATGACGACAAGCAACTTCATACCGACTATCTACTTTGGACTTTTAACTGATTTAGTTATGGTATTTATGTTACTTGGAGCACTCATTATACTACCTAGCTTGACAATCAGTTTTGTGAGAAAAAATGGTATTTAA
- a CDS encoding BON domain-containing protein, which produces MSRLTPVTAPLNIYDVYSISRDQRDISTIASDKYIQSKIASKILFTSGLSSNDIEIECFYGEVYIIGLVKNEAMHKKLIEIAKNTSGVKKVYQYISIKKNYYPCDNIKILLNLKQNLFSDSIIEGTNVRVSVVGCDVVFSGVIESIEQEKHALWYAKHIDGVESVFSFMRMVDKSYKEKDGMTE; this is translated from the coding sequence ATGTCGCGACTGACACCGGTTACTGCACCACTAAATATCTATGACGTATATTCTATATCACGCGATCAACGCGATATCTCTACGATTGCGAGTGATAAATACATACAAAGCAAAATCGCTAGTAAAATTTTATTTACAAGTGGATTAAGCAGCAATGATATAGAGATTGAGTGTTTTTATGGCGAAGTCTATATCATCGGGCTTGTAAAAAACGAAGCTATGCATAAAAAGCTTATCGAGATCGCTAAAAATACCAGCGGTGTCAAAAAAGTTTATCAATATATAAGCATAAAAAAGAACTATTACCCTTGTGATAACATTAAAATTTTACTAAATTTAAAGCAAAATCTCTTTTCTGATAGTATCATAGAAGGCACAAATGTCCGCGTTAGTGTCGTTGGCTGCGACGTGGTTTTTAGTGGAGTGATTGAGAGTATTGAACAAGAAAAGCATGCACTTTGGTACGCCAAACATATTGATGGTGTAGAGAGTGTTTTTTCATTTATGCGAATGGTTGATAAGAGCTATAAAGAAAAAGATGGGATGACTGAGTGA
- a CDS encoding VacJ family lipoprotein, with product MKIFATLIFSFALLLATTDENVEQNDGFDVEFNSPAKVFDPLGGYNRVMTNINDFFYVNILTPTAKGYAYVVPKPARTAITNIFDNLMFPMRFINNLLQFKFKNVGDETLRFLANTIIGFAGVSDVATKHYGIPKHDEDFGQTLGYWGLGGGFHLVLPILGPSNLRDTIGKVGDYFTNPITYVDPNALSLGINAFHYLNDYSHDPYAYEHLKKDAIDLYPFLRDAYEQRRIYLIKD from the coding sequence ATGAAAATTTTTGCGACTTTGATATTTAGCTTTGCACTGCTTCTTGCAACTACTGATGAGAATGTAGAGCAAAATGATGGTTTTGATGTTGAGTTTAACTCACCTGCCAAAGTTTTTGACCCACTTGGCGGATACAACCGCGTTATGACAAATATCAACGACTTTTTTTATGTAAATATTTTAACTCCAACGGCCAAAGGATACGCCTACGTGGTGCCAAAACCGGCACGAACAGCGATAACAAATATCTTTGATAATCTTATGTTTCCGATGAGATTTATCAACAATTTGCTTCAGTTTAAATTTAAAAATGTAGGCGATGAAACGTTAAGATTTCTTGCAAATACCATTATCGGCTTTGCGGGAGTGAGTGATGTTGCAACTAAACACTACGGCATACCAAAGCATGATGAGGACTTCGGTCAGACGCTAGGATATTGGGGGCTTGGTGGTGGATTTCATCTTGTGCTTCCGATACTTGGACCATCAAATTTAAGAGACACTATCGGCAAAGTTGGCGATTATTTCACTAATCCTATAACCTACGTCGATCCAAATGCACTTTCGCTTGGTATAAACGCGTTTCACTATCTTAATGACTACTCACACGATCCTTATGCCTACGAACACCTTAAAAAGGATGCCATTGATCTATATCCATTTTTACGTGACGCATATGAACAGCGACGCATATATCTTATAAAGGATTAA